One window of Pseudomonadota bacterium genomic DNA carries:
- a CDS encoding DUF333 domain-containing protein yields the protein MIKMIEFIISIVFLILTIVFPVECAGTNKTAIANPASVNCLNKGGALSIQKRGDGGEYGICIFEDKRQCEEWAMFRGECPVGGVNVAGYVTPAARLCVITGGSYTAIENNNMVDEQGICTFKNGTVCNAWDYFNGKCIKTD from the coding sequence ATGATAAAAATGATTGAATTTATCATATCAATTGTATTTCTAATTTTAACAATCGTTTTTCCTGTTGAATGTGCCGGAACGAATAAAACTGCCATTGCCAACCCGGCCTCAGTCAACTGCTTAAACAAGGGCGGAGCGCTTTCTATTCAAAAAAGAGGCGATGGAGGAGAATACGGTATTTGTATATTTGAAGATAAACGTCAGTGTGAGGAATGGGCTATGTTCAGAGGAGAATGCCCCGTAGGCGGTGTAAATGTTGCAGGCTATGTAACTCCTGCTGCAAGGCTCTGTGTGATTACTGGGGGATCATATACAGCCATAGAAAATAATAACATGGTTGATGAACAGGGAATCTGCACCTTTAAGAATGGAACTGTGTGCAATGCGTGGGATTATTTCAATGGAAAATGCATCAAAACGGACTAA
- a CDS encoding pyridoxamine 5'-phosphate oxidase family protein, protein MNLSEYFENVTGHGVLATANSEGKVNVAIYSRPHFINEETIAYIMTERLTHENLRSNPHAAYIFIEAGGKLVGKRLYLSRIKEETDSEAIAKIRWRKSYIVPEDQQKEKRYLVYFRIDKVLPLIGE, encoded by the coding sequence ATGAATCTCAGCGAATATTTTGAAAACGTAACCGGCCATGGAGTGCTGGCAACAGCAAATTCAGAGGGAAAGGTGAATGTGGCTATTTATTCAAGACCGCATTTCATCAATGAGGAAACAATAGCTTATATTATGACTGAACGTCTGACCCATGAAAACTTGAGATCAAACCCTCATGCTGCATACATTTTCATAGAAGCCGGAGGAAAGTTAGTCGGAAAAAGATTGTATCTTTCCAGGATTAAAGAAGAGACCGATTCGGAAGCCATTGCAAAGATAAGGTGGAGAAAGTCCTACATAGTACCGGAAGACCAGCAGAAAGAAAAGCGTTATCTTGTTTATTTCCGCATTGACAAGGTGCTGCCGTTGATAGGCGAATAA
- a CDS encoding putative molybdenum carrier protein, producing the protein MKIISGCQTGVDRAAIDVAMEIGLDYGGSVPRGRKAEDGTIDKKYDKLTELETDRYESRTEKNVTDADAILIFTVGCPIGGTALTIEYAKKHGKQYLLIDLKNKPDNEIIESIQTWLSDNQPEILNVAGPRESSAPGIYERVFFILYNIYDPLI; encoded by the coding sequence ATGAAAATCATTTCGGGTTGCCAGACGGGCGTTGATAGAGCAGCCATTGATGTCGCAATGGAAATAGGCTTGGATTATGGAGGCTCTGTTCCCAGAGGAAGGAAGGCAGAGGACGGAACAATAGATAAGAAATATGATAAACTTACGGAACTTGAAACAGACCGTTATGAATCCCGTACCGAAAAGAATGTGACTGACGCAGACGCAATATTAATATTTACTGTAGGCTGCCCTATAGGGGGCACAGCATTGACAATAGAATACGCTAAAAAGCATGGGAAACAATATCTCCTTATTGACCTTAAAAATAAGCCCGACAATGAGATAATTGAATCGATTCAAACATGGCTATCCGATAATCAGCCGGAAATCCTTAATGTGGCAGGACCGAGGGAATCATCGGCACCCGGCATATATGAAAGGGTCTTTTTTATACTGTATAATATTTATGATCCCTTGATATAA